A single region of the Lactobacillus xylocopicola genome encodes:
- a CDS encoding NUDIX domain-containing protein: MRARVVLYNPKMKAVLLIHRIKDQRAYWVLPGGGAKGAETPLQAAVREVEEELGLKLAPTSLQQLAKVEDHGEE, encoded by the coding sequence ATGCGAGCACGAGTAGTACTTTATAATCCAAAAATGAAGGCCGTTCTACTAATTCACCGGATTAAAGACCAAAGAGCCTACTGGGTACTACCAGGGGGCGGCGCCAAGGGGGCAGAAACGCCTCTTCAAGCGGCAGTACGCGAGGTCGAAGAGGAGTTGGGGCTTAAGCTTGCGCCAACTAGTCTGCAGCAGCTGGCTAAGGTAGAGGACCACGGCGAAGAATAG